The window TCTGTACGTATCTTCAGAAAAGTCCTGGTGGCCGGGCGTATCCAGGATATTGATACAGAATCCACTGTAATTAAACTGAAGTACAGAGGATGTAACGGAAATCCCCCTCTCCTTCTCAATCTCCATCCAGTCTGATACCGCATGTTTTGCCGTCGCCTTCCCCTTGACAGAGCCGGCCTGGTTAATGGCGCCTCCGTACAGCAGAAACTTTTCAGTCAGCGTAGTCTTTCCCGCATCGGGGTGGGAAATAATTGCAAATGTCCTTCTCTTTTTTATCTCATTCGTAATCTCTGACATATTCTTCCTCTCCTGTCCTTACAAAGTCCACGGTACAAAGCATATCTGCCCCGCCGGGCAGGAACTTCCGGCAGAACAGATACCTCTTTATCCAGGACATATTTAATAAGTTTAACATAAGAAATAATCTGCCGCAATTGTTTACTGGAAATATTCTTCCCCTTTTCCAGAAATTATAAACTGGACTGTATGTAATTTCCTGCCGCTTTTACTCAGCTCCCTCATGGATAGGAGTGATGACAATATTTTCCGGCGCTATGCTTGTTTTTCTTGTCACGATGTCCTCTATCTGCGCCCGGTTGGCGTCTGTAAGCTCTGCACTGTTCACCACAATATCCGCGGAGTCCTCTGTCAGGCTGACCACGGCGTCAGAAAACCCTTTTGAGGACATCAGTGTCTCTATGGCAACCTCCTGCTCGGAAAGCTCCGTCATTTTTACCATCTGTGCAATGGCATCCTGCTTCTCCTGGTCGCTGATGTTTGTATTGTCTATAATAGACTGCAGTGTCTCCTTATTTTGGGCCCGCACCTGTTCTCTTGCCACCTTTGCCTGTGCCACAGTGGTGTCTGTGCCGCCGTTTGTAAGAACAGCCTCCCCGGGCGTCCCTTCTATCTCAGAGTCATTGCTGGCAATATCCCCGGATCCTGTTTCAATATCCTCCTCCGAAATGTCTAACAGCTCCTTGTTCGCCAGTTCTGCATTGGCCTCTGTGGTACTCTTCTCGGACTGCCCGAACAGCCGCCCTGAATAATTCAGGTATCCGGCGATGGCAATCATAACTGCCAGTGTAGTAATGATGATCTGATTTTTCTTAAATAAACGCTTCACTTGGAATCCTCCTTTTATGTATCAGTCCTTTTCATTATTTTTATTTTATGCGCCTCTACTCCGAATAATGCCTGGATCGCCTCAGTAATGTTCTGCACGACAACTGCATCGTCCCCTCCCTGGGCGATCACAAGCACGCCCGCTATTTCCGGCGCCATTTCTTTACTCACATAGGGGGACTGGGATCCGTCCGATGTCTGTTCATATATGCTTGTTTTATCGGCTGTCTGATCCTCTACAGTCCTTGTGCCGCCTGAACTGTCCTCCTCCTGTGACACCTGGCTGCTGCTTTGCTGGTCCTTTTCCACAATCTTTTGGCCTGATGATTTAAGAGTAATCATCACCTCCGCTTTCCCCACCCCCTCTACACATTCCAAAGCCTCTGCAACCCGCCTTTCCATATATTCTTCATATTCACCGCTGGAATTCTGAGAAGAATATGAGCTTAAGCCATCCTGCACGGAGGTATCTTCCCTCTCTGTGCCGCCCCCCTTTTTATCTGATGCAGGGATGGCGATGACCACAAGGAGGAGCCCTGCCAGAAATATAATAAGCAGCTGGTTTTTTCCGGGAATCCCTTTCTGGCCTTTGAGTTTTTCTACGATCTCCTTCCACTTATTTTCCAATCTGAATCCCCTCCACTTCTATCTTATTTGGGTCCGTCTTAGGATCTTCCCTGCTGCTATCATTGTATTGGTATTCCTGGGGTAAAAAATCCAGGATGTCCATCTCCTCCAGATACATTTTATGGGCCTCAATTTCCTCCTTCTCCATCTCATATTCCCTGCTGTGGTACAATTCATAAAAGGTCTGTTCTATCCCTGCCAGCTTAAGTACAGGCGTGAGCATAAGCAGTATCATGACTAATCCGGAAAAAAACTGTACGTATTTTTTGTACTCCTTTCCGGGTATGATCTTAAGCACCGCCGTCATAATAACCAGATAAAAAGCGATATTCTGTATCCACTCATATAAATACTCAAACATTCCTGCACTCCTTCTATGTCCTTAAGTGGTGGAAGCCGCTACAACCGCGATTGTCAGCAAAAACAGCACCCCGGTGGAAAAAATCACTTTCACAAGCAGCTCAAACCCCTCACTCACACCGCTTATGCAGCCTGTAATTCTTTTATCAGATACAGGCTGCACCAAGGCTGCCGTCATTTTGTACAAAAACATCATAACCACCATCTGCAGCAGAGGCACTGCGCAGATAGCTATGAGTATCACCGCCCCTGCCATGCCAATACCATTTTTAATCAGTACGGCGGCCCCCAGTACCACATCTGTCACCCCGCCTATGGCGCCCCCTATGCCGGGTATGGCCTCGGCAGTTTTTGTCAGTGTGCTTCGCTTTAAAGTGTCAAT of the Luxibacter massiliensis genome contains:
- a CDS encoding stage III sporulation protein AG, which translates into the protein MENKWKEIVEKLKGQKGIPGKNQLLIIFLAGLLLVVIAIPASDKKGGGTEREDTSVQDGLSSYSSQNSSGEYEEYMERRVAEALECVEGVGKAEVMITLKSSGQKIVEKDQQSSSQVSQEEDSSGGTRTVEDQTADKTSIYEQTSDGSQSPYVSKEMAPEIAGVLVIAQGGDDAVVVQNITEAIQALFGVEAHKIKIMKRTDT
- a CDS encoding stage III sporulation protein AF, whose translation is MFEYLYEWIQNIAFYLVIMTAVLKIIPGKEYKKYVQFFSGLVMILLMLTPVLKLAGIEQTFYELYHSREYEMEKEEIEAHKMYLEEMDILDFLPQEYQYNDSSREDPKTDPNKIEVEGIQIGK
- a CDS encoding SpoIIIAH-like family protein → MKRLFKKNQIIITTLAVMIAIAGYLNYSGRLFGQSEKSTTEANAELANKELLDISEEDIETGSGDIASNDSEIEGTPGEAVLTNGGTDTTVAQAKVAREQVRAQNKETLQSIIDNTNISDQEKQDAIAQMVKMTELSEQEVAIETLMSSKGFSDAVVSLTEDSADIVVNSAELTDANRAQIEDIVTRKTSIAPENIVITPIHEGAE